In Gemmata obscuriglobus, a single genomic region encodes these proteins:
- a CDS encoding diacylglycerol kinase: protein MRADRWYAVEEEPPAAKKPRQWRDKFREAVRGVKCGARGQSSFSVHFFCAVVALTAAAVLECDHWEWCLIIGCIGLVTTAELINSSIELLFQGLEQEVRDRVCPCLETAAGAVLVATLTALAVGGIIFGRKLLLVFHVIA, encoded by the coding sequence ATGCGCGCGGACCGGTGGTACGCGGTCGAGGAGGAGCCGCCCGCGGCGAAGAAGCCGCGGCAGTGGCGTGACAAGTTCCGCGAGGCGGTCCGCGGGGTCAAGTGCGGGGCCCGCGGGCAGTCCAGCTTTTCCGTTCACTTCTTCTGTGCGGTGGTCGCGCTGACCGCCGCGGCGGTACTCGAGTGCGACCACTGGGAGTGGTGCCTGATCATCGGGTGCATCGGGCTCGTCACCACCGCGGAACTCATCAACAGCTCGATCGAGCTGCTGTTCCAAGGCCTGGAGCAGGAGGTCCGCGACCGCGTGTGCCCGTGCCTCGAGACCGCCGCCGGGGCGGTCCTGGTCGCCACGCTGACGGCGCTCGCCGTCGGGGGGATCATCTTCGGCCGCAAGCTGCTGCTGGTGTTCCACGTCATCGCTTGA
- a CDS encoding succinate dehydrogenase/fumarate reductase iron-sulfur subunit, with product MKLTLHVWRQKSRTANGQMVKYPLDGISPDMSFLEMLDTLNEQLIRKGEEPVAFDHDCREGICGSCAMMINGLAHGPERATTTCQLHMRSFADGAEIYLEPWRAGPFPVVKDLVCDRSAFDRIIQSGGFVSVNTGGAPDGNCLPIAKVDQDRAMDAAECIGCGACVAACPNASAMLFLSAKVSHLAQLPQGQPERKERVRGMVAQHDREGFGHCTNINECEAACPKEISVTHIAQLNRDFITSTVSATVK from the coding sequence ATGAAGCTCACGCTCCACGTCTGGCGCCAGAAGTCGCGCACCGCGAACGGGCAGATGGTCAAGTACCCGCTCGACGGCATCAGCCCGGACATGTCGTTCCTCGAAATGCTGGACACGCTCAACGAGCAGCTCATCCGCAAGGGCGAGGAGCCGGTCGCGTTCGACCACGACTGCCGCGAGGGCATCTGCGGCAGCTGCGCGATGATGATCAACGGGCTGGCGCACGGCCCGGAGCGGGCCACCACGACCTGCCAGTTGCACATGCGGAGCTTCGCCGACGGGGCCGAGATCTACCTCGAGCCGTGGCGCGCCGGCCCGTTCCCGGTGGTGAAGGACCTGGTGTGCGACCGGTCCGCGTTCGACCGGATCATCCAGAGCGGCGGGTTCGTGAGCGTCAACACCGGCGGCGCCCCGGACGGGAACTGCCTGCCGATCGCGAAGGTGGACCAGGACCGCGCGATGGACGCGGCGGAGTGCATCGGGTGCGGGGCGTGCGTGGCGGCGTGCCCCAACGCCAGCGCGATGCTCTTCCTCTCGGCGAAGGTGAGCCACCTGGCACAACTGCCCCAGGGCCAGCCGGAGCGGAAGGAGCGGGTGCGGGGGATGGTGGCCCAGCACGACCGCGAGGGGTTCGGGCACTGCACCAACATCAACGAGTGCGAGGCCGCCTGCCCGAAGGAGATCTCGGTGACGCACATCGCGCAGCTCAACCGCGACTTCATCACCAGCACCGTTAGCGCCACGGTGAAGTAA
- a CDS encoding TIGR02996 domain-containing protein, whose translation MSDEKALLDAIWEHPHDDTVRLAYADWLDEHEQPARAEFIRVQIGAARLNRWDEPYPALVKREDELLVKHEAEWRAKVPKKWVKSQFHRGFLQLNVSGLSFETLTKLTVRQLKLAPLARYHYNLRARDYNAFLEWPGAVFQDLFAPRPPLPDGWLDRLLVCDRLRNASEVAFICDPRAVLTADEVRGVLDTWANRHLVAFRFASEARTGAAEDADTAAYEVMAGHRALANVRRLDLHSTRPGPVGLHALGHSPHLDNLRELELSGAHVGDAELTELCRSPLLPSLRELWLTGCEVGDEGAVALANSPAASGLRVLSVFRNNIGPDGLRALARSPHLTGLRRLELAQNPGGRYAEVNAELQARFGHMSRFRV comes from the coding sequence ATGTCCGACGAGAAGGCATTGCTTGATGCGATCTGGGAGCACCCGCACGACGATACCGTGCGGCTCGCTTATGCCGACTGGCTCGATGAGCACGAGCAACCCGCTCGTGCCGAATTCATCCGGGTGCAGATCGGGGCGGCGCGACTGAACCGTTGGGACGAGCCCTACCCGGCCCTCGTGAAGCGTGAAGACGAGTTGCTGGTCAAACACGAGGCGGAATGGCGGGCGAAGGTGCCGAAGAAGTGGGTCAAGTCTCAGTTTCATCGCGGGTTCCTGCAGCTCAATGTATCGGGCTTGAGCTTCGAGACGCTTACGAAACTGACGGTCCGGCAACTCAAACTGGCGCCGCTGGCCCGGTACCATTACAACCTGCGGGCCCGAGACTACAACGCTTTTCTGGAATGGCCCGGGGCAGTGTTTCAGGACCTGTTCGCTCCGCGCCCGCCGTTGCCGGACGGGTGGCTCGATCGGCTGCTCGTGTGCGACCGGTTGCGGAACGCGTCGGAAGTCGCGTTCATCTGCGATCCGCGTGCGGTGCTCACCGCGGACGAGGTGCGGGGCGTGCTCGACACATGGGCGAACCGGCATTTGGTCGCGTTTCGGTTCGCGTCCGAGGCGAGAACTGGAGCCGCAGAAGATGCTGACACGGCCGCTTATGAGGTGATGGCCGGGCACCGGGCGCTGGCGAACGTGCGGAGACTCGACCTCCACAGCACCCGCCCCGGCCCGGTGGGGCTGCACGCGCTGGGGCACTCGCCGCACCTGGATAACCTCCGTGAGCTGGAACTGTCGGGTGCGCACGTCGGTGATGCCGAGCTAACGGAACTGTGCCGCTCACCGCTGCTGCCATCTCTCCGCGAACTGTGGCTGACGGGTTGCGAGGTGGGCGACGAGGGTGCCGTGGCGCTGGCGAACAGCCCGGCCGCGAGTGGTCTTCGGGTACTGAGTGTGTTCAGGAACAACATCGGTCCGGACGGGCTCCGGGCGCTCGCCCGGTCGCCTCACCTGACCGGGCTCCGGCGCCTCGAACTCGCTCAGAACCCAGGCGGCCGGTACGCCGAGGTGAACGCGGAACTGCAGGCCCGGTTCGGGCACATGTCGCGGTTCCGCGTTTGA